A single Flavobacterium sp. 1 DNA region contains:
- a CDS encoding TonB-dependent receptor → MKIKKLKMMKKSITICLLLFLSVMSAQQVQIKGVVKGDDGQTLPGANINIKATGNNASTDFDGKFQINAKAGDELNVSFIGYRSRVVKVTDADKVYTIVLTEESNTLKEVVVVTGYTAEKKSEISGSVSIVKMADITKQPTPNILSALQGRVAGLQINSGGTPGGSDTQIVIRGLTTVNSGSAPLWVIDGVQTNNSSGLNPDEIESIQVLKDGASAAIYGTSAANGVIVVTTKKGKKGVSEFSFKTETIINHLRDKISLLNSQQWADVTYQAQLGAGITTPTHPVLINNGSGFTIPQYLDPNGVQTASDTNWVNEIINDSYSSNTDFGYRKGTDKLSLYSQISYSEDNGIQRYTNYKRLNARLNASYKFFNDRLTIGENFLFSKIDEVKNNQFENAILQNPLIPVYTNLGDYAAPMSGGLQDKPNPLANLWSNRKNAEKSMRFLGNVYGNFKITKDLTFNSILNFDSGIYKFNTSTEAFSVNGSIPSVFQNITTSDVDNDYDATIFTNTLEYNKNFGKSKISLLAGIENTARQDNYHNNLVHGVDITNPSGYVVRNDAQFQTIEDKVESYKISQFGSAKYVFDDKYVVYGSLRRDGSSRFGPNNRYAIFPAASAAWNASNEDFLKDNKTLSNLKLRFSWGVNGNDLIGDYLYLSSFINNTSAGVIENSDYDIDGDGTGSSGGVVQKRQANPDIKWETTTQYDAGFDIGFFNNRVQLNTDFYIKTTDNLILTPVALAVSGESTPPTINAGSVSNKGVETVLSYKSNSSNSFVYGVDLNFSKYENNVESLDSDSNFLLNGVSITQKDAPIASFYGLVADGIFRTPEEVAVHADQPGKALGRIRYRDVNKDGVINQSDRTIIGNPHPDFTYGINLNAAYKGFDMSLFFDGKQGNDIYNAQRNLGDFAYFGFNYGKNTSDAWTPSNANSNIPALSTLNSNNELQPSSYFVEDGSYFRLKTITLGYSFSQDLVKKFGMGNLRLYFVGQNLFSFTSFTGFDYEVPGLSAGGIGVAGYGIPHYKSVAFGINAKF, encoded by the coding sequence ATGAAAATTAAAAAACTAAAAATGATGAAAAAGAGTATAACGATATGCTTGCTTTTATTTTTATCTGTTATGTCAGCGCAACAGGTTCAAATAAAAGGAGTAGTTAAAGGAGATGATGGTCAAACACTTCCTGGAGCTAATATAAATATAAAAGCTACTGGAAATAATGCATCTACAGATTTTGATGGAAAATTTCAAATAAATGCAAAGGCAGGAGATGAATTGAATGTTTCTTTTATTGGCTATAGATCGAGGGTTGTAAAAGTAACTGATGCTGACAAAGTTTACACTATTGTATTGACAGAAGAAAGCAATACTCTTAAAGAGGTAGTTGTTGTTACGGGATATACAGCAGAGAAAAAATCTGAAATATCGGGTTCAGTTTCAATTGTAAAAATGGCAGATATCACAAAACAACCAACTCCTAATATATTATCAGCTCTTCAAGGCAGAGTAGCTGGTTTGCAAATAAATTCGGGAGGAACTCCAGGAGGAAGTGATACACAAATTGTCATAAGAGGTTTAACAACTGTGAATAGCGGTTCTGCACCACTTTGGGTAATAGATGGGGTTCAAACCAATAATTCCAGCGGATTAAATCCAGATGAAATTGAGTCTATCCAAGTTTTGAAAGATGGAGCTTCGGCAGCTATATATGGTACTTCGGCCGCCAATGGGGTAATTGTTGTGACTACCAAGAAAGGAAAAAAAGGAGTTTCTGAGTTTTCTTTCAAAACAGAAACTATTATTAATCATCTTAGAGATAAAATAAGCTTATTGAATTCTCAGCAATGGGCAGATGTAACTTATCAAGCACAATTGGGAGCAGGAATTACAACACCGACTCATCCTGTTTTAATCAATAATGGATCAGGTTTTACTATACCACAATATCTAGATCCAAATGGAGTACAAACAGCATCAGATACGAATTGGGTTAATGAAATTATTAATGATTCTTATTCTTCTAATACTGATTTCGGATATCGTAAAGGAACTGATAAACTTAGTTTGTACTCACAGATAAGTTATTCTGAAGATAATGGAATTCAAAGATATACTAATTACAAAAGACTGAATGCCAGATTAAATGCTTCATATAAGTTTTTTAATGACAGATTGACGATAGGTGAAAACTTTTTGTTTTCAAAAATTGATGAAGTAAAAAACAATCAATTTGAAAATGCAATTCTTCAAAATCCTTTGATTCCAGTTTATACAAATCTAGGAGATTATGCAGCTCCTATGTCTGGAGGATTACAGGATAAACCTAATCCATTAGCCAATTTATGGAGTAATAGAAAAAATGCTGAAAAGAGTATGCGTTTTCTAGGAAATGTTTATGGCAATTTTAAAATCACTAAGGATTTAACATTTAATAGTATTTTAAACTTTGATAGCGGGATCTACAAGTTTAACACATCAACAGAAGCTTTTTCTGTCAATGGTTCGATTCCTTCTGTTTTTCAAAATATTACTACCAGCGATGTAGATAATGATTATGATGCTACCATTTTTACAAATACGTTAGAATACAATAAGAATTTTGGAAAAAGCAAGATTTCATTATTAGCTGGTATCGAAAATACGGCAAGACAAGATAATTATCATAATAATTTGGTACATGGCGTTGATATTACGAATCCTTCAGGATATGTGGTACGAAACGATGCGCAATTTCAAACTATTGAAGATAAAGTGGAATCGTATAAGATATCTCAATTTGGTTCAGCAAAATATGTATTTGATGATAAGTATGTAGTTTATGGTTCTTTAAGAAGAGATGGTTCTTCCCGATTTGGACCTAATAACAGATATGCTATTTTTCCAGCAGCATCAGCAGCTTGGAATGCCAGTAATGAAGATTTTTTAAAAGACAATAAGACTTTATCTAATTTGAAATTAAGATTTTCATGGGGAGTTAACGGTAATGATTTGATTGGGGATTATTTGTATTTATCTAGTTTTATCAATAATACATCGGCAGGAGTTATTGAAAATTCAGACTATGATATTGATGGTGACGGGACAGGTTCTTCTGGAGGTGTAGTGCAAAAAAGACAGGCAAACCCAGATATAAAATGGGAAACTACTACTCAATATGATGCTGGATTTGATATTGGTTTTTTTAATAATAGAGTTCAGCTTAATACTGATTTTTATATAAAAACGACAGATAATTTGATACTTACTCCTGTTGCATTAGCAGTGTCAGGAGAGTCAACTCCTCCAACTATTAATGCGGGTTCTGTTAGTAACAAAGGAGTTGAAACTGTGTTGAGCTATAAAAGTAATTCATCCAATAGTTTTGTGTATGGTGTTGATTTAAATTTTTCTAAATACGAAAATAATGTAGAAAGTCTTGATTCTGATTCCAACTTTTTACTTAATGGTGTATCTATAACGCAAAAAGATGCTCCAATTGCTTCATTTTACGGTTTAGTTGCAGACGGGATTTTTAGAACTCCAGAAGAGGTAGCTGTTCATGCCGACCAGCCAGGAAAAGCTCTTGGAAGAATTAGATATAGAGATGTCAATAAAGATGGCGTAATTAACCAAAGTGACAGAACTATAATTGGAAATCCTCATCCTGATTTTACTTATGGAATTAATTTGAATGCTGCTTACAAGGGATTTGACATGAGTTTATTTTTTGATGGAAAACAAGGTAATGATATCTATAATGCCCAACGTAACCTTGGTGATTTTGCCTACTTTGGATTCAATTATGGAAAAAATACATCGGATGCTTGGACACCTAGTAATGCAAATTCAAATATTCCTGCCTTATCTACTTTAAACAGTAACAACGAACTTCAGCCTTCTAGCTATTTCGTAGAAGACGGATCTTATTTCAGATTAAAAACCATAACTCTAGGGTATTCATTCAGTCAGGATTTAGTAAAAAAATTCGGAATGGGTAATTTACGACTCTATTTTGTAGGTCAAAATTTATTCTCATTTACTTCTTTCACTGGATTTGATTATGAGGTTCCTGGATTGAGTGCTGGCGGAATTGGTGTTGCCGGTTATGGGATTCCTCACTATAAGTCAGTTGCTTTTGGTATTAATGCGAAATTTTAA
- a CDS encoding RagB/SusD family nutrient uptake outer membrane protein — protein sequence MKTKFKIVFAFVLGLQMTSCVNDSDLDVTEYNVLSENNVDPEQFVIAAYSALDYRYNTGQGRDNWPFDHAPSNWVACDIRCGDAYKGGGGTGDNPGGGMHQLETQNLFPSSENVYNLWRAIYFGIQRVNTGLRALNAVDATQFPNKEVRIGELKVLRAHFYFEAIKNFGSIVWLDENTPASDINKIPNTFDFNFMWSKIEGDLNDAILKLPDTQTESGRINKVAAYAFLCKAQIFQKKWPEAIVSSNYVINSGKYGLVSNIEKLYSEPGYGNLENVFAVQYSINDGSSLGNLNFGNLLNAPDSPGDDVNNPYLNGDDFDKPSQNLVNAYKVGADGLPLFDSFNNANVTPTDLVDPRLDHAIGRDGITWKDWGARAQQGNWNRDASTYGNFLVKKNVISPNSSGLASNPTGFPWALGNLDFPIIKYSDVLLWKAEASIETGNTAGGIALINMIRNRAKNSAYVKDFANPSINAANYLINIYPSNLSKDQATKALRMERRLELANEGHTYYDLVRWGIAEQYVNNYIEVEKTRRGYLQGASLQPHELYLPIPQIEIDASSGVYKQRAGY from the coding sequence ATGAAAACAAAATTTAAAATAGTATTTGCATTTGTTTTAGGACTGCAAATGACCTCTTGTGTGAATGACAGTGATTTAGATGTAACTGAATATAATGTTCTCTCAGAAAATAATGTTGATCCTGAGCAATTTGTAATTGCAGCATACAGTGCATTGGATTATCGCTATAATACAGGACAGGGTAGAGATAATTGGCCTTTCGATCATGCTCCATCAAATTGGGTAGCTTGCGATATCCGCTGCGGAGATGCTTACAAAGGAGGCGGAGGAACTGGTGACAATCCTGGAGGAGGAATGCACCAATTAGAAACTCAAAATTTATTTCCTTCAAGTGAAAATGTATATAATCTTTGGAGGGCTATTTATTTTGGCATTCAAAGAGTAAATACTGGGTTGAGAGCATTAAATGCTGTAGATGCTACTCAATTTCCTAATAAGGAAGTAAGAATTGGAGAATTAAAAGTATTAAGAGCTCACTTTTATTTTGAAGCAATAAAGAATTTTGGTTCTATAGTTTGGCTGGACGAAAATACTCCTGCCAGCGATATTAATAAAATTCCAAATACATTCGATTTCAATTTTATGTGGTCTAAAATTGAAGGTGATTTGAATGATGCTATTTTAAAATTGCCAGATACTCAAACAGAATCCGGAAGAATTAATAAAGTGGCTGCCTATGCTTTTTTATGCAAAGCTCAAATTTTTCAAAAGAAATGGCCTGAAGCTATTGTAAGTTCAAATTATGTAATTAATTCAGGAAAATATGGATTGGTATCAAATATTGAAAAATTATATTCTGAACCTGGCTATGGAAATCTAGAAAATGTGTTTGCAGTTCAATATTCAATAAACGATGGGTCAAGTTTAGGGAACCTTAATTTTGGTAATCTATTAAATGCACCTGATAGTCCTGGAGATGATGTTAATAATCCATATCTAAATGGAGATGATTTTGATAAACCTTCTCAAAATTTAGTGAATGCGTACAAAGTTGGTGCAGATGGTTTACCATTATTTGATTCTTTCAATAATGCGAATGTTACTCCAACGGATTTAGTTGATCCAAGATTGGATCACGCTATAGGTAGGGATGGCATTACTTGGAAAGATTGGGGAGCAAGAGCGCAACAGGGAAATTGGAATAGAGATGCATCAACTTATGGTAATTTTTTAGTAAAGAAAAATGTAATTTCTCCAAATTCAAGCGGTTTAGCATCAAATCCAACAGGTTTTCCGTGGGCACTTGGAAATTTAGATTTTCCTATTATTAAATATAGTGATGTTTTATTATGGAAAGCGGAAGCATCAATTGAAACTGGAAATACTGCTGGAGGTATTGCATTAATCAATATGATTAGAAATAGAGCGAAAAACTCTGCGTATGTTAAAGATTTTGCTAATCCATCCATAAATGCTGCCAATTATCTGATAAATATCTATCCTTCAAATTTATCCAAAGATCAAGCTACTAAGGCTCTAAGAATGGAAAGAAGATTAGAATTAGCCAATGAGGGGCATACTTACTATGATTTAGTTCGGTGGGGAATTGCTGAGCAATATGTTAACAATTATATCGAAGTGGAAAAGACCAGACGAGGCTATTTGCAAGGAGCTTCTTTACAGCCACATGAATTATATCTTCCTATTCCTCAAATAGAAATAGATGCAAGTTCAGGTGTTTACAAGCAAAGAGCTGGATATTAA
- a CDS encoding DUF4960 domain-containing protein: MKTIKKQLSFFKIAAAFFAIAITLFACSKDDNFNDNVPDYTESIVQSFKVGNKYADINHTIGTITMTLPSGSDLKHVAAEIKIPDSATILPASGTTLDFSSGPITFEVKSTNGAHRTYTASIAAYGNPKMLSFSIGDKKGVIDETKATIDVEIGSQDGSLSNLAPTFVIAEGTTVDVASGVARDFTAPKMYTILSNNGYTAKQYTVAVKQIKAPSIDSFVINGTVGIIDNTAGSIVVVMSPGTNLSSLSPVITLPADQTVSPSSGVNQDFSKGAVQYVVTNKEKLTKSYSVTVQSIAATKYAFLGLEDNISSLKDDDAKAAATWMQATYGTDFKYIKIADISAQNIGDVKVAMLYYLTPKEDLGFSATATDVSTMLPAALRTGSSQAQVLKSWVKGGGDMLIAGDPNPFIFSLGRVPANFGAARAPGNYVYSEFGCAGSNGCYDTGKAADDIWGLGMRDANNSGNRRGHAIFKNLTFENGEYLPLQNSANREVRLIWWQHFDGILNPSCCGSDAAAQFEKTMTAVKFGTLRHIGDAFGYGAVEFKRTDLTNDAVFDSQIPKDFKGHVFVISNTIVGYEWGSNGSTNTYQNNIEVFTKNILDYLYGLDNDK; encoded by the coding sequence ATGAAAACAATAAAAAAACAACTTTCGTTTTTTAAAATAGCAGCAGCATTTTTTGCAATAGCTATTACCCTATTTGCGTGCAGCAAAGATGACAACTTTAATGATAATGTTCCAGATTACACGGAGTCTATTGTCCAATCCTTCAAAGTGGGTAATAAATATGCCGATATTAATCATACGATTGGAACGATAACTATGACATTGCCATCCGGCAGCGATTTGAAACATGTAGCTGCAGAAATAAAAATTCCAGATTCTGCGACAATTTTGCCAGCTTCAGGAACTACTTTAGATTTTAGTTCGGGACCAATAACATTTGAAGTAAAATCAACAAATGGCGCTCATAGAACCTATACAGCAAGTATTGCAGCTTATGGTAATCCTAAAATGTTATCCTTTTCTATTGGTGATAAAAAAGGAGTTATAGATGAAACAAAAGCAACCATCGATGTAGAAATTGGAAGTCAAGACGGAAGCTTAAGTAATTTAGCTCCAACATTTGTAATAGCTGAGGGTACAACAGTTGATGTTGCTTCTGGTGTAGCTAGAGATTTCACAGCACCGAAAATGTATACTATTTTATCTAATAATGGTTATACTGCAAAACAATATACTGTAGCTGTCAAACAAATTAAAGCACCATCTATTGACTCATTTGTAATAAATGGCACTGTTGGAATTATTGATAATACTGCTGGTTCAATTGTTGTGGTAATGTCTCCAGGAACTAACCTGTCGAGTTTATCTCCTGTAATTACATTGCCTGCTGATCAAACTGTAAGTCCAAGTTCTGGAGTTAATCAAGATTTTTCAAAAGGAGCTGTACAATATGTTGTTACCAATAAAGAAAAACTAACTAAATCATATAGTGTTACTGTGCAGTCAATAGCAGCTACTAAATATGCCTTTTTAGGACTTGAGGATAATATTAGTTCATTGAAAGATGATGATGCTAAAGCTGCTGCCACTTGGATGCAAGCTACCTACGGTACTGATTTTAAATATATAAAAATTGCTGATATTTCTGCTCAAAACATTGGAGACGTAAAAGTAGCGATGCTGTATTATTTAACTCCAAAAGAAGATTTAGGTTTTTCTGCAACAGCAACTGATGTGTCTACGATGCTGCCTGCTGCTTTGAGAACAGGAAGTTCTCAAGCACAAGTGCTTAAATCTTGGGTAAAAGGCGGTGGAGATATGCTTATTGCCGGCGATCCAAATCCTTTCATATTTTCTCTAGGAAGAGTTCCTGCTAATTTCGGTGCTGCTAGAGCTCCAGGGAATTATGTTTATTCTGAGTTTGGCTGCGCTGGCTCAAATGGATGTTATGATACAGGAAAAGCAGCTGATGATATTTGGGGATTAGGAATGAGGGATGCAAACAACTCTGGCAACAGAAGAGGTCATGCTATTTTCAAAAATTTAACTTTTGAAAATGGGGAGTATCTGCCACTACAAAATAGTGCCAATAGAGAAGTTAGATTGATATGGTGGCAGCATTTTGATGGTATTTTGAACCCAAGCTGTTGTGGGTCTGATGCTGCTGCACAATTTGAGAAAACAATGACTGCGGTTAAGTTCGGTACATTAAGACATATTGGTGATGCATTCGGTTATGGAGCCGTAGAATTTAAAAGAACTGATTTAACAAATGATGCAGTTTTTGATTCTCAAATCCCAAAAGACTTCAAGGGACACGTATTTGTTATCTCCAATACCATTGTTGGATATGAATGGGGTTCAAATGGATCTACAAACACTTACCAAAATAACATAGAAGTTTTTACAAAAAATATTTTGGATTATTTGTACGGCCTTGATAATGACAAATAA
- a CDS encoding DUF4960 domain-containing protein, whose translation MKNKKSIIKYVLLLAIAIITYSCEERLNYDDELPTSLNIIQSIKIGETPATIDDLSGIVNFVLPSDTNLSAVELDIKSPKGVAISPASGTIVDLTSPFSVTATSGGKTRKYIINARLLPSQIAFVNDAPSIDLIADEDVKAAAQWTKDTYGSRFVYIPFSQLTTDALKSVNVVFFFYDTQGTSNLPQESLDKKSVLIQYVVEGGKMLLGGMATSYAEVIGRDKSGLLTIKGNGIGFVDGGTWSIDGGVNFQNDQRNNPIYNFTQVVSTDANGYFPVINAGYKEDHNNLWDLGPLLGPGHQKGQFAEFENLYGGKVLAVWSGVADECCPGIIEFKSNSVYAGTIIAIGIGGMEWAMNDGRVNAYENNVKGIYRNSIDYLSTK comes from the coding sequence ATGAAAAATAAAAAATCAATCATTAAGTATGTTTTGTTGCTTGCAATAGCAATAATAACATATTCTTGCGAAGAACGTCTCAATTATGATGATGAACTTCCAACTTCACTTAACATTATTCAATCTATCAAAATAGGCGAAACTCCAGCAACTATTGATGATTTATCAGGTATAGTAAATTTTGTTCTACCTTCTGATACGAACTTATCGGCAGTTGAATTAGATATAAAAAGTCCTAAAGGAGTTGCCATATCTCCAGCTTCAGGTACAATAGTCGATTTAACTAGTCCTTTTTCAGTTACGGCAACATCAGGGGGTAAAACAAGGAAATATATTATAAATGCCCGTTTGCTTCCAAGTCAAATTGCGTTTGTAAATGATGCACCTTCAATTGATCTGATTGCAGATGAAGATGTAAAGGCGGCTGCACAATGGACAAAAGATACTTACGGCAGCAGATTTGTTTATATTCCATTCTCACAATTAACAACTGATGCTTTAAAATCGGTAAATGTGGTTTTCTTTTTCTACGATACTCAAGGAACATCGAATTTGCCACAAGAAAGTTTAGATAAAAAAAGTGTGTTAATCCAATATGTTGTTGAAGGAGGTAAAATGCTTTTAGGTGGTATGGCGACTAGCTACGCAGAAGTAATAGGTAGAGATAAAAGCGGTTTATTGACTATAAAAGGAAACGGAATTGGTTTTGTTGATGGAGGTACTTGGTCTATTGACGGAGGCGTGAATTTTCAAAATGACCAAAGGAATAACCCTATTTACAATTTCACTCAAGTAGTTTCAACTGATGCTAATGGTTATTTTCCAGTTATTAATGCTGGCTATAAAGAAGATCATAATAATTTATGGGATTTAGGCCCATTATTGGGACCAGGCCATCAAAAAGGTCAATTTGCAGAATTTGAAAATCTTTATGGAGGTAAAGTTTTAGCTGTATGGAGTGGAGTAGCTGATGAATGCTGTCCTGGTATTATAGAGTTTAAATCGAATTCAGTTTATGCAGGAACTATTATAGCAATTGGTATTGGTGGTATGGAATGGGCTATGAATGATGGCAGAGTAAATGCATATGAAAATAATGTCAAAGGAATTTATCGTAATTCCATTGATTATTTAAGTACAAAATAA
- a CDS encoding carbohydrate kinase family protein, which produces MNKLLKVKAVTFGEVLWDVFPTHKKIGGAPLNVALRMKSFGAESTVISKVGSDADGEEIVSFLSEKRIETNTIQISEEYKTGVVNVMVNEKGNASYDILYPSAWDKIVLNDDIKEKVSDSDVFIFGSLICRDEESRSTLNALLEEAKYKVFDANLRAPYYTTDVLIELMMKADFIKLNDEELFEISRKMDSPYNSFEQNIKFIAEKTNTKQVCVTKGAFGAVLYYNEKFYYNSGYFIKVVDTVGAGDSFLASLIVRLLRGKSPQKSLNYACAIGALVAGEEGANPKISEKTISDYMMIEKKVKK; this is translated from the coding sequence ATGAATAAATTATTAAAAGTTAAAGCGGTAACATTTGGCGAAGTTTTATGGGATGTATTTCCAACCCATAAGAAAATAGGAGGGGCACCATTGAATGTTGCACTTAGGATGAAATCGTTTGGAGCTGAATCAACTGTTATCAGTAAAGTTGGTTCCGATGCAGATGGTGAAGAGATTGTTTCTTTTTTATCTGAAAAAAGAATTGAGACCAATACAATTCAAATAAGTGAAGAGTATAAGACGGGCGTTGTTAATGTAATGGTGAATGAAAAAGGGAATGCTTCATATGATATTTTATACCCTTCAGCATGGGATAAAATAGTTCTTAATGACGATATTAAAGAAAAAGTTTCCGATTCGGATGTTTTTATTTTTGGAAGCTTAATCTGCAGAGATGAAGAATCCAGATCAACTTTAAATGCTTTATTAGAAGAAGCAAAATATAAAGTTTTTGATGCTAATTTAAGAGCTCCGTATTATACAACTGATGTTTTAATTGAGCTAATGATGAAGGCAGATTTTATAAAGCTTAATGATGAAGAATTGTTTGAAATAAGCAGAAAAATGGATTCCCCTTATAATTCCTTTGAGCAGAATATTAAATTCATTGCAGAGAAAACAAATACAAAACAAGTATGCGTTACTAAAGGTGCATTTGGAGCCGTTTTGTACTATAATGAGAAGTTTTATTATAATAGCGGTTACTTTATAAAAGTAGTTGATACTGTTGGTGCCGGAGATTCTTTTTTAGCTTCATTAATCGTAAGATTATTAAGAGGGAAGTCACCTCAAAAGTCATTGAATTACGCATGCGCAATTGGGGCTTTAGTAGCTGGAGAAGAAGGAGCAAATCCAAAGATTTCTGAAAAAACAATTAGTGATTATATGATGATTGAGAAAAAAGTTAAAAAGTAG
- a CDS encoding glycoside hydrolase family 32 protein: protein MKNINLLSALIFIMLASPIAAQTVAKVIRQEPYRPQYHYSPIDGWIGDPCGLIYYQDQYHLYTFGRGKAVSKDLVHYQQTADNVLTGDDGTISYFTGSVAIDKINSTGFGKNAWIAVYTIFTKISENQSQGISYSTDGNSFQYYKDNPVIDLQSKEFRDPTIFWYKPTSKWIMVVAKAKEKKVKFYESTNLKEWVWLSDFGPAGAQDKVWECPDLFQLNIDGNPNNTKWVMVVSIDWAREQYFIGDFDGKSFKVDDEKYPLYVDKGLDYYASRVFRDYDNTLKKTPSLGWIATWDYALSVPSSWGKGFWSIPRDLELKTYPEGLRMIQKPEENLKDLRVSPVIFSQKLQKGTHKLPQFMPKENVYELDVVFSTKKPNVFGFNLCVGEGRKVSISYNTQNDLLEIDRTNCSNVFIEKFARKTSAKVSSENGKLRMHIFVDKSSVELFINQGKDVFTLLTYPSETQTGIEVFSKENGTRMNFSAWTLKSVWR, encoded by the coding sequence ATGAAAAATATAAATTTATTATCTGCATTAATTTTTATAATGCTGGCAAGTCCAATTGCAGCCCAAACAGTTGCGAAAGTTATTCGTCAAGAGCCTTATAGACCACAGTACCATTACAGTCCTATTGATGGATGGATTGGTGATCCTTGCGGATTAATTTACTATCAGGATCAGTATCATTTGTATACCTTTGGACGAGGAAAAGCAGTATCAAAAGATCTAGTTCACTATCAACAAACTGCTGATAATGTGTTGACAGGGGATGATGGCACTATTAGCTATTTTACTGGTTCAGTAGCCATTGACAAAATCAATTCGACAGGTTTTGGCAAAAATGCTTGGATAGCCGTTTATACAATATTTACGAAAATTTCAGAAAATCAATCTCAAGGGATATCATATAGTACTGATGGGAATTCATTTCAATATTACAAAGATAACCCTGTTATAGACCTTCAAAGTAAAGAGTTTCGTGATCCGACTATATTTTGGTATAAACCTACTTCAAAATGGATTATGGTTGTCGCCAAAGCAAAAGAGAAAAAAGTTAAATTTTACGAATCGACTAATCTCAAAGAATGGGTATGGTTAAGTGACTTTGGTCCAGCAGGTGCTCAAGATAAAGTATGGGAGTGTCCCGATTTGTTTCAATTAAATATTGATGGCAATCCCAACAATACAAAGTGGGTAATGGTTGTTTCAATTGATTGGGCTCGAGAGCAATATTTTATCGGAGATTTTGACGGGAAAAGCTTTAAGGTTGATGATGAAAAATATCCCTTGTATGTAGATAAAGGTTTGGATTATTATGCCTCTCGCGTTTTTAGGGACTATGATAATACATTAAAAAAAACACCATCTTTGGGATGGATAGCAACTTGGGACTATGCATTATCGGTTCCTTCAAGTTGGGGAAAGGGTTTTTGGTCTATTCCTCGTGATTTGGAATTAAAAACATATCCGGAGGGACTTCGGATGATACAAAAACCTGAAGAAAATTTAAAAGATCTTCGAGTGTCTCCCGTTATTTTTAGTCAGAAACTACAAAAGGGTACACATAAATTACCTCAATTTATGCCGAAAGAGAATGTATATGAATTAGATGTTGTTTTCTCAACAAAGAAACCAAACGTGTTTGGTTTTAACCTTTGTGTTGGAGAGGGCAGAAAAGTTTCAATTAGCTATAATACACAAAATGATTTATTAGAGATTGACCGTACCAATTGCTCTAACGTTTTTATAGAGAAGTTTGCCCGTAAAACCAGTGCAAAAGTTTCTTCTGAAAACGGAAAATTGAGAATGCATATTTTTGTTGATAAATCGAGTGTAGAACTGTTTATAAATCAAGGAAAAGATGTCTTTACATTATTAACCTATCCAAGTGAAACACAAACTGGTATTGAGGTGTTTTCGAAAGAAAATGGAACAAGAATGAATTTTTCAGCCTGGACTCTTAAATCTGTTTGGAGATAA